The Clostridiaceae bacterium HFYG-1003 genome includes a window with the following:
- a CDS encoding YvrJ family protein, whose amino-acid sequence MEELFNLVGNLGFPIAVTLYLLIRIEGKLELLTQSINQLSRTLIKDQA is encoded by the coding sequence ATGGAAGAACTGTTCAACCTGGTGGGCAACCTGGGCTTTCCCATTGCCGTGACGCTGTATCTGCTGATCCGGATTGAGGGCAAGCTGGAACTGCTGACCCAGAGCATCAATCAGCTGTCCAGGACTTTGATCAAAGATCAGGCCTGA
- a CDS encoding DUF1836 domain-containing protein encodes MTSQIRTHDPVTLEEMPKYDLFLSQVIDFLNEYFPEEHFTGNMIQNYIKSEVITKPIDRKKRGYTRMHLIQLVFLCYMRPILTTDEIKKVFALAFNEINQPEDDIITWEEAYRVFLLIYRSASEASDIPLEGGDQQIERYLDELEIKDSFDQIRMFIQVLILVTRATELKRRVQLVISSDHQSAGSSVQQPAR; translated from the coding sequence ATGACAAGTCAAATTCGCACCCATGATCCAGTCACCCTGGAAGAAATGCCAAAATACGATCTGTTTTTATCGCAGGTCATCGATTTTCTGAATGAATACTTTCCGGAGGAACATTTCACCGGAAATATGATTCAAAATTATATTAAAAGTGAAGTCATCACAAAGCCGATCGATCGCAAAAAGCGGGGCTATACCCGCATGCATCTGATCCAGCTGGTGTTTCTTTGCTATATGCGCCCAATCCTGACAACGGATGAAATCAAAAAAGTATTTGCCCTGGCCTTCAATGAAATCAACCAGCCGGAAGACGACATCATCACCTGGGAAGAAGCTTACCGGGTGTTCCTGCTCATCTATCGGTCAGCCAGCGAAGCGTCAGATATACCACTGGAAGGCGGGGATCAGCAGATCGAACGCTACCTGGACGAACTGGAAATTAAAGACAGCTTCGACCAGATCCGGATGTTCATCCAGGTCCTGATCCTGGTTACCCGCGCCACGGAACTCAAACGTCGGGTCCAGCTGGTCATATCCTCGGATCACCAATCGGCAGGCAGCTCTGTGCAGCAGCCGGCCAGGTAG
- the rsmI gene encoding 16S rRNA (cytidine(1402)-2'-O)-methyltransferase codes for MADTKLIVVPTPIGNLSDITDRVREALLSADLIACEDTRTTGRLLKHLGAKAPTISYHMHNEKARCADILEALDQGRTVALVSDAGMPGVSDPGQVVIEAAIGHGVEVVVLPGPSAFVTALVGSGLPTDRFTFVGFLEKNRTRRKKQLEEVKDRPDTLIFYEAPHRLREFLETLREVLGDRRVSLARELTKLHEEYERGTLSELIERYETKEPRGEYVIIAEGRTPEEARAEAEASLEGLSIEDHVRQLMEEGLSKMDAVKRVAKERGLKKNEVYMKVTEID; via the coding sequence ATGGCAGACACTAAATTAATTGTTGTACCAACGCCCATCGGCAACCTGTCCGATATCACCGACCGGGTGCGGGAGGCTCTGCTAAGCGCCGACCTCATCGCCTGTGAGGACACCAGAACCACCGGGCGTCTCTTAAAACATCTGGGCGCGAAAGCTCCAACCATCAGCTACCACATGCACAATGAAAAAGCCAGATGTGCCGATATTCTGGAAGCGCTGGACCAGGGACGAACCGTAGCCCTGGTATCCGATGCCGGAATGCCCGGGGTGTCCGATCCCGGTCAGGTGGTCATCGAAGCGGCCATCGGCCATGGGGTAGAAGTCGTCGTTCTGCCCGGACCCTCAGCGTTTGTGACAGCCCTGGTGGGATCCGGTCTCCCCACGGACCGCTTTACCTTCGTCGGATTTCTGGAGAAAAATCGCACCCGGCGCAAAAAACAGCTCGAAGAAGTGAAAGACCGCCCGGATACCCTCATTTTCTACGAGGCACCTCATCGGCTGCGGGAATTCCTGGAAACCCTGCGCGAAGTGCTGGGCGACCGGCGGGTCAGCCTGGCCCGCGAACTGACCAAACTCCATGAAGAGTACGAGCGGGGAACTCTGTCGGAGCTGATCGAGCGATATGAAACCAAGGAGCCCCGGGGAGAATATGTCATCATTGCGGAAGGCAGAACTCCGGAGGAAGCCCGGGCAGAAGCGGAAGCCAGCCTGGAAGGCCTCAGCATTGAAGACCATGTCCGACAGCTGATGGAGGAAGGCCTGTCCAAAATGGACGCGGTCAAACGGGTTGCCAAAGAGCGGGGCCTGAAAAAGAATGAGGTGTATATGAAGGTGACAGAGATCGACTAA
- a CDS encoding tRNA1(Val) (adenine(37)-N6)-methyltransferase, producing MEIDTFQINDDETLEDLGLDGLKLLQKDRGFRFGTDAVLLAHFCAPRGRERIMDLCTGSGIIPVLIAGKTSVGEIVGIELQEKYAAMAQRSITGNLLEDRITIRQGDVTDREFLADFGKFDLVTCNPPYKEWGRGIPNPGDELMIARHEVTLKLEDVIRAADLLLKDNGRLCLVHRPERLFDIYRCMQEHHMELKRIRMVCPSHGKAPNLMLVEGKKGQKPYLKWEPELAIYEADGTYTNEVKEIYQDGRH from the coding sequence ATGGAAATTGACACGTTTCAGATCAATGACGATGAAACCCTGGAGGATCTGGGGCTGGATGGCTTGAAACTTCTGCAGAAGGACAGGGGATTCCGCTTCGGAACCGACGCGGTCCTGCTGGCTCATTTTTGCGCGCCCCGGGGCCGGGAACGGATCATGGATCTTTGCACCGGTTCCGGTATTATTCCGGTGCTCATTGCAGGGAAAACCTCAGTCGGGGAAATCGTCGGGATCGAGCTGCAGGAAAAGTACGCGGCCATGGCCCAGCGCAGCATCACCGGGAATCTCCTGGAAGATCGCATCACCATCCGGCAGGGGGATGTGACAGACCGGGAGTTTCTGGCCGATTTCGGAAAGTTTGACTTAGTCACCTGCAACCCGCCCTACAAGGAATGGGGGCGGGGCATTCCCAATCCGGGCGATGAACTGATGATCGCCCGCCATGAAGTAACCCTGAAGCTGGAGGATGTGATCCGGGCCGCCGACCTGCTGCTGAAGGATAACGGACGGCTCTGCCTGGTGCATCGACCGGAGCGATTGTTTGACATCTACCGCTGCATGCAGGAACACCATATGGAGCTCAAACGGATCCGGATGGTTTGCCCCAGCCACGGCAAAGCGCCCAACCTGATGCTGGTGGAAGGCAAGAAAGGGCAGAAGCCCTATCTCAAATGGGAGCCGGAGCTGGCGATCTATGAAGCCGACGGAACGTATACGAATGAAGTGAAGGAGATCTATCAGGATGGCAGACACTAA
- a CDS encoding phosphatase PAP2 family protein, with translation MLDLIFKLDYRVVHYINAKLRNPFFDYLNIAMTYLGSDVFALGVILAMVFLPKDTFRPFAIHGAVTLTTSTIFVQILKRLIRRKRPFVLSKNLRSIRIGVDPYSFPSGHTTAAFALATSISLLVVSPSIRLVFLLLAFGVGFSRVYLAVHYPSDVLAGAFIGSSFAYVVHLFMPALSQLV, from the coding sequence ATGCTTGATCTGATCTTTAAATTGGATTACCGCGTGGTGCATTACATCAATGCCAAACTGCGCAATCCCTTTTTTGACTATCTGAACATTGCCATGACTTATCTGGGATCAGACGTATTTGCTCTTGGGGTCATACTGGCCATGGTGTTTTTGCCAAAGGACACATTTCGTCCCTTTGCGATCCACGGAGCCGTCACCCTGACCACCTCCACCATTTTTGTTCAGATTTTGAAGCGGCTGATCCGGCGCAAGCGTCCGTTTGTCCTGTCAAAGAACCTGCGTTCCATCCGAATCGGGGTGGATCCTTATTCCTTTCCTTCCGGCCATACGACAGCAGCCTTTGCTTTGGCCACCTCCATCAGTCTGCTGGTGGTGAGCCCTTCCATCCGCCTGGTATTTCTCCTGCTGGCGTTCGGCGTCGGATTTTCCCGGGTCTATCTGGCGGTGCATTACCCTTCCGATGTCCTGGCCGGCGCCTTCATCGGCAGTTCCTTCGCCTATGTCGTGCACCTGTTCATGCCGGCACTGTCACAGCTTGTTTAA
- a CDS encoding HAD family phosphatase: MFETIKGVIFDLDGTLVDSMWVWSKIDTELIQTLNLGITPQELMKDVAHYSFNETARYFKDTYGLRESVEEIQDIWIRAAENQYARNVPLKAGAREFLQQLKDQGVKLAIATSNTRHLLSVCLQANDIHHFFDALVTTDDTAAKSKSQPDVYLLAAESIGISPSDIVVFEDVPHAMKGARLAGMRVVAVDDIHTNLTTEEASQLADLFIKDFTSLLKEPLRPIQ; encoded by the coding sequence ATGTTTGAAACCATAAAAGGGGTCATTTTTGACCTGGACGGCACCCTCGTCGATTCGATGTGGGTCTGGTCCAAAATTGACACAGAACTCATTCAGACGTTAAACTTGGGAATTACGCCCCAGGAACTCATGAAAGACGTCGCGCACTATTCCTTCAACGAAACTGCCCGCTACTTCAAGGATACTTACGGACTGCGCGAATCCGTGGAGGAGATTCAGGACATCTGGATCCGGGCCGCAGAAAACCAGTATGCCCGCAACGTGCCCCTCAAGGCCGGCGCCCGTGAATTCCTGCAGCAGCTCAAGGATCAGGGCGTCAAGCTGGCCATTGCCACCTCCAACACCCGTCACCTGCTGTCTGTCTGCCTTCAGGCGAACGACATCCACCACTTTTTCGACGCCCTCGTCACCACGGATGATACAGCTGCCAAATCCAAGTCGCAGCCCGATGTCTATCTGCTGGCCGCCGAGTCCATCGGCATTTCGCCGTCGGACATCGTGGTGTTCGAAGATGTGCCCCATGCCATGAAGGGGGCCCGTCTCGCCGGAATGAGAGTTGTGGCGGTGGATGATATTCATACCAATCTGACCACAGAGGAAGCCAGTCAGCTGGCAGACCTGTTTATTAAGGACTTCACATCGCTCCTGAAGGAGCCGCTCCGCCCGATTCAGTAA
- a CDS encoding pyridoxal phosphate-dependent aminotransferase: MFNQKMVQLGTQRSVIREIFDYGNRRAQEVGRENVYDFSIGNPNVPAPAAIQEAIVDIVQTMSPVEYHSYTASPGRHSTRDAIAKNLNRRFGTSYDANDVYMTSGASASLTITLKAILASPEEEVVVVAPFFPEYRYYVEAQGGKFVPVEPNLENFQIDFDKLEAKITPNTKVMIVNSPNNPSGVVYSDETLTRLAELLRRKSREYGHPIYILSDEPYRELVYGDTKQRITSTYYENTIINYSWAKSLSLPGERIGYILIPKQVEGAKELMSAVFGAARILGFVCAHSLFQTVIERCVDVEADLSTYINNRNLIYNSLTEYGYNMAKPDGAFYAFIEAPNGNSEEFCQRAKKYDVLLVPGTGFGIPTHMRLSYCISTETIQKSLPFFKKLIDEYKNEQA, translated from the coding sequence ATGTTCAATCAAAAAATGGTGCAGCTGGGAACGCAGCGCTCCGTCATCCGGGAGATTTTCGACTACGGGAATCGCCGGGCTCAGGAAGTCGGACGGGAGAATGTCTACGATTTTTCCATTGGGAATCCCAATGTTCCGGCACCGGCGGCCATTCAGGAAGCCATTGTCGACATCGTTCAAACCATGTCACCCGTAGAGTATCACAGCTACACCGCCTCACCGGGACGCCATTCAACCCGGGACGCCATCGCGAAAAACCTTAACCGCCGGTTCGGCACCAGCTACGACGCCAATGACGTCTATATGACCTCCGGTGCTTCGGCATCGCTTACCATCACCCTGAAAGCCATCCTGGCCAGCCCGGAGGAAGAAGTTGTGGTGGTGGCGCCGTTCTTTCCGGAATATCGCTACTATGTGGAAGCCCAGGGGGGAAAATTCGTTCCGGTGGAGCCAAACCTCGAAAACTTCCAGATTGACTTCGACAAACTCGAAGCCAAGATCACGCCCAACACCAAGGTCATGATCGTCAACTCGCCGAACAATCCTTCCGGCGTGGTCTACTCGGACGAAACGCTGACCAGACTGGCTGAGCTCCTGCGCCGCAAATCCAGGGAATATGGCCACCCGATCTACATTCTGTCGGATGAGCCCTATCGCGAGCTGGTCTACGGAGATACCAAGCAGCGCATTACTTCAACCTATTATGAAAATACGATCATCAACTATTCCTGGGCCAAATCACTGTCCCTGCCCGGCGAGCGGATTGGTTACATCCTGATCCCCAAACAGGTCGAAGGGGCGAAAGAGCTCATGTCCGCTGTGTTCGGGGCTGCCCGGATTCTCGGCTTCGTCTGTGCCCACTCCCTGTTCCAGACCGTCATTGAGCGCTGTGTCGATGTAGAAGCTGATCTGTCCACCTACATCAACAACCGCAACCTGATCTACAACAGCCTCACCGAGTACGGCTACAATATGGCCAAACCCGACGGAGCCTTCTATGCCTTTATTGAAGCACCCAACGGCAACTCGGAAGAGTTCTGCCAGAGAGCCAAAAAATACGATGTGCTCCTGGTTCCCGGCACGGGCTTTGGCATACCGACGCATATGCGCCTCTCCTACTGTATCTCCACCGAGACCATTCAGAAAAGCCTGCCCTTCTTCAAGAAGCTGATCGATGAATATAAAAACGAACAGGCTTAG
- a CDS encoding peptidylprolyl isomerase, whose translation MENNKVLAKINGVEITEDVLNRTIEKFAADKRAYFESEFGRKQLLDQIINVELINAHGTETGIDQDDFYRTQMEQAEKDIRFNATMNRLMADVMVSDEEIQAKYDENPAAFSGPETIGARHILVDSLEQADQIKAKIDSNELSFEEAAKEFSSCPSKEAGGDLGSFGKGMMVPEFEEAAFASEINEVTAPVKTQFGYHLIQVYEKNSADLQSFDDVKDSIRTNLLQEKQMNKYTALIADLRDKYFDK comes from the coding sequence ATGGAAAACAATAAAGTACTGGCTAAAATCAACGGCGTAGAGATTACTGAAGACGTGCTCAACCGCACGATTGAGAAGTTCGCGGCCGATAAGCGGGCTTATTTTGAATCAGAGTTCGGCCGCAAGCAGCTGCTGGATCAGATCATCAATGTCGAGCTGATCAACGCTCATGGAACCGAAACCGGAATTGATCAGGATGACTTCTACCGCACACAGATGGAACAGGCTGAGAAGGATATCCGCTTCAATGCCACAATGAACCGCCTGATGGCTGATGTGATGGTATCTGATGAGGAAATCCAGGCTAAGTACGATGAAAATCCGGCTGCCTTCTCAGGCCCTGAGACCATCGGTGCCCGCCACATTCTCGTGGATTCCCTGGAACAGGCCGATCAGATCAAGGCAAAAATTGACAGCAATGAACTGAGCTTTGAAGAGGCTGCCAAAGAATTCTCCTCCTGCCCGTCCAAGGAAGCCGGCGGAGACCTGGGAAGCTTCGGCAAAGGCATGATGGTGCCGGAATTCGAAGAAGCTGCGTTTGCCAGCGAAATCAATGAAGTCACCGCACCGGTCAAGACTCAGTTTGGCTACCATCTGATCCAGGTATACGAGAAGAACTCCGCCGACCTGCAGAGCTTTGACGATGTCAAGGACAGCATCCGGACCAACCTGCTCCAGGAAAAGCAGATGAACAAATACACGGCCCTGATTGCGGATCTGAGAGACAAGTACTTCGACAAGTAA
- a CDS encoding NADP-dependent malic enzyme, with protein MDYFSESLVLHEKYRGKIEVTSKLKLENRDDLSLAYTPGVAEPCRRIHEQEEEVYKYTSKGNLVAVVTDGTAVLGLGDIGPKAAMPVMEGKAILFKEFGKVDAFPICLDTTDVDEIVRTVRLIAPGFGGINLEDISAPRCFEIEERLKAELDIPVFHDDQHGTAIVVLAGMLNALKLTGKNLGDLKIIINGAGAAGTAIAHLLTAAGARNFIVCDRSGALAMGRDKMNDAKDALARVTNPNSETGCLADVMKNADVFIGVSSAGAVTQDMVRSMAKDPIILAMANPTPEIMPDLAREAGARIVGTGRSDFPNQINNVLVFPGVFRGSLDARASEINMEMKLAAAHAIAEYIKPEELSENLIIPSALDKNVAQAVARAIGEAARRTGVARI; from the coding sequence ATGGATTATTTTAGCGAGAGTTTAGTGCTGCATGAGAAATACCGGGGGAAGATCGAGGTGACCTCCAAGCTGAAGCTGGAGAATCGGGATGATCTGTCACTGGCTTATACACCGGGGGTGGCTGAGCCCTGCCGGAGGATTCACGAACAGGAAGAGGAGGTATATAAGTATACCTCCAAGGGAAATCTGGTGGCTGTAGTCACCGATGGAACCGCGGTGCTGGGGTTGGGTGATATTGGCCCGAAAGCGGCCATGCCGGTTATGGAGGGCAAGGCGATCCTGTTCAAAGAGTTTGGCAAAGTAGATGCTTTTCCGATATGTCTGGACACCACCGATGTGGATGAAATCGTTCGGACTGTCCGTCTGATTGCACCGGGCTTCGGCGGCATCAACCTGGAGGATATCTCGGCTCCACGCTGTTTTGAAATTGAGGAGCGGCTGAAGGCGGAGCTGGATATTCCGGTATTCCATGATGATCAGCACGGGACAGCGATTGTCGTACTGGCGGGTATGCTCAATGCCCTGAAGCTGACCGGCAAGAATCTGGGGGATCTGAAAATCATCATAAACGGAGCCGGGGCGGCAGGTACCGCCATTGCCCACCTGCTGACCGCAGCCGGTGCACGCAACTTCATCGTCTGCGACCGCAGCGGGGCATTGGCTATGGGGCGGGACAAAATGAACGATGCCAAGGACGCGCTGGCCAGGGTCACCAATCCCAACAGTGAAACGGGATGTCTGGCCGATGTCATGAAAAACGCCGATGTCTTCATCGGGGTTTCCTCGGCCGGGGCTGTAACTCAGGATATGGTCCGTTCCATGGCCAAGGACCCGATCATTCTCGCCATGGCGAACCCCACGCCGGAAATCATGCCGGATCTGGCCAGAGAAGCCGGAGCCCGCATTGTCGGTACCGGTCGATCGGACTTCCCAAATCAGATCAACAATGTACTGGTCTTCCCGGGCGTGTTCCGGGGCTCACTGGACGCGCGGGCCAGCGAAATCAACATGGAGATGAAGCTGGCGGCGGCACACGCCATCGCCGAATACATTAAACCGGAGGAGCTGTCTGAGAACTTGATTATCCCCAGTGCTCTGGATAAGAACGTGGCTCAGGCAGTAGCCAGAGCCATCGGTGAGGCAGCCCGCCGCACCGGCGTCGCCAGAATTTAA